Part of the Colius striatus isolate bColStr4 chromosome 4, bColStr4.1.hap1, whole genome shotgun sequence genome, tggactagatgatctttagaggtccttttctatctctatgattctgtaattctgtgaagtGATAAATTTCAACACTAAATACGACTTTCTGTTATACCTGTTAAAATGATCCCATTTATGACCCTAAACATGACAAGTACAGTGCTAGTGTGACAGAACACTACATACAATGATCATAGTTATTACAAAAGTAAATTGCCGCTTTACTACTTTTTTAGCTAATTCAATACAtggaaaagttatttaaaatttccaaatgattcaaaacacagaattaaaaaaaaatactattataAATATTATCAAGGGTTTCCACATTTAGTTTGTTCCAAGGTGAGTGAATACTCATCTTTAAACAAAATTAGTTGCTGGGAACACTGATACTCATACTGTAGAAGCTTTCAAGCTTCTAACATTATGCAAAAATCTCTTAAACTTCCAAAAGGCTAGCAGTGATAACCATTCctaaaaaaagtttaatttgtATGGGCACTGTCACTTACAAAccaagttgtttttttccacagtccCAGAGGCATTGTCAGATAAACTACTAGGTTAATTTATGCATGGCTGAACCCAAAAACTTTCAGTCAAGGATGTGAAAATAACCCAGATGTAATAATTAATCTTTTATTAATCTAGCAATTcctttgtgatttattttgcaAGTATATATTCAAACTAGATCCAGTGCTTAGCCTGGGTCATGTCTGCACTTTCCTTTGTCTCTGTTCCAAATTTTTCACCATCAAAAATCTTGTATGGTGTTCCAGCATCCATTTCTCAACAGTAATATGTAGTAAATGGTATTCATGTACACACACATCGCCAACATACAGggtatgttttttttcaatataagaAGCATTGTCATTTACAAAACCCCTTAGAAATGTAAGTAATTTCATTTGCATTAATCAGATTCATCAAAACTAATATTTCCTGTAATTTAAAAACTATATGTATAAATCTTATAAATCCCAGAAGACAAACAATACTAAAAATATCACCTCCTGCTACCAATTAAAGCAATTCAGtatgttttcaagaaaaaggcagcaacatacatatatatgtatatgtatgcaCGTATACAAAAATTAGAATCTATCAATCTCTAATCAATTCTCAGCAAGATTTTACTACTTCTATTCTTGCTGACAACACCATAAAATATAAAGACTacatttcttaagaaaaataaataaatccagatttttttcagttgtgcaGAAGCATGACAAGTTAAAAACCTACTTAATGagcaagcagaaaataaagaactaAAATCTGAGGGAACTCAAATATGACAGATCGATGTCAATTTGTTGCTGTGGATGTTCATCTATGATGGAAATGCTGTTTACATATGCATCACTTTGTAATTAGAACTTGGAATTTAAGATTGCTTGTAATCGTTtccaagatattaaaaaaaatctaattatttTTCCTGGATGTTTCCAAATCTGAGATGTTAAATTTATAggaaaatttaaattatttatctaTATTTAGTTCTATACGTACACATTTACAGTTTTGTTGCATCTCAGAACTATTCAATCCATTGTTCCAAAAGCTAAATCCtaaaagctggagaaaaaaaaaaaaaatcttattcttCTACTCATGAACTTGGCTTGAAATGAGCACTTCTTTCCTAATACCATTCTTACACAATCAGTGTTCTTGAATTACTTCTCTGAAGGCTGACCTCTTTCACGAAAGTACATTGCTTTCTGGCATCAGAACTCCACCAAGAGTTCCCTCTTAAGTGAAATCACTCTCCTAACACACCTACCTGTTCTCCTGAGTATTAGGACAAACCTTTGTTACACTTGGCAAGACTTGCCAGCTTTGCAGAACTGCTTTCTTTATCAGTCAGAGCTACCTCCCATTGGATCCTACCCAGCAGTCCCCTGACTTTCCTGAAGTTCAGGGTCTGTACTGTGTTGATTGCTTTTCTCACGTCCTCCAGGATCAAAAACAACACTGTTTCAAAGttactaaaatgaaattatcacatctccaaatattttccttcatattaATCATCAGCAGATTCAACTATGGTTTGCCACTGGTTGGTCCATTTAGTACCTACAAGAAATGATTCCTTAAATCTCTGCAGCAGCCATATTGCCTTTCAAGCAGCTGTACATTTagtcccccatgagaaccagggtcTATAACTCAGAGACCGGAGTTCTTTAATCACTTTGCTTCCTCATCAGATCATCTGTAACAAACCCCTACCAAATTGTCATCCTCACTAGCCTCTCCTCTGACCCTGAGACATAGATCTGATTACTACTTATCCTGCAGGAGAGCTCAAAAAGTCTGAGAGGCTTATAGAGCTGGGGGGAACTTCATCCCTTCAGCTATTTCTTGCTAGTCTTCCATAAAGTCCTCCACAGTACTCCAGTTGCATGAATTTGGCACAGTATCTTAATTGCTCCAACAAACTGGTAGCTCTGTAGCTGCATACAGTTCTACTTTTTCCTGCTTGTTTCCCAGGATGTGTGCATTTCTATACCAGCACCAGAGGCAATTGTCCCTTTACTTTATCATTCCTAAAGTCTTTCTTGCACCTAACAACCTGCACCCTGAGCTTTCCACCACTGATCATCAGTTCTTCACTTTCCTGTGGTCTGTAATCTTCTATCCCCACCATTCTAAGATGAAATCTCTCCTCATTAGATTGGCCAGCTTGTGGGATGAAGGCTCCCATGATCTCAACGCCAGAACTGTTGCCATTCCCTATACGGTCCCAAGTTGTGCTCATGTGAATAAGCAGCAGGGAATGGTAGTGGTCTAAGGACTAGACAGATCTCTCTGCAATGCTCTGGAATGTTCAGCAAGCCACATAACCTTCAAAAGGGCAAGTGAGAGACATGGGAGTTTCCCCACAGTAAGAATGTCCTACTACTGCCACACATTTTTCCTGTTGTTGGTGCAAGGATCAGGTTAAAGCTGGCTTCCGTACCTTCCCAATCATGGCTTTCTTCTGTTCTGCTACAAGGCTTTTGAATTCATTCTGTAACTGCAGATCTGCACTTAGAAAGAGTGCCATCCTCCAGTTGCTGGAGATCATAACTTTCCAGGTTTCCTAGTATGGCATTTTGTTTACCTTGTAACTGATTCCAGTCTCTGTCTATCCCTCCTGTGTGGTTCATACTCTCTTATCTCTGGGGTTCCTGTGAATACTCTGTTAATCTTTTCTTTGCATTCCCTGAGCCTGCCCAGATAGCTCACTTTCTTGTGCTGCTCTGAAGGGACAACATACTTCAACCAGCATAAAACTCAGATAGGCATGGACGCTCCTCTATCATGCTTCAGCCTGAACCAGAGGCAtcaggcacagctgcagcccaaGGCCTGAGGATCTGCATCCTCCCTCAGCTGAGGTCTCCAGTGTGCCAGTAGTAGCACCAGTCTCCACTGATGCTGGGGACTATGATCCAGGATATGCTGCTCTTGTTACTGTCTCATGTTGCTGTCAGCACATTTCCAGCCCTCTCTCATACGCAAACTTCTGGACAAGCCACCATTCCCCACAGAAATGGCCTGGGATCAGCTCTCCTCCATTGCTGCCTGAAGGGGTATTTGGCTCTCCCTAGCCAAGAGTCTTTCGTCCACAGATGAGATCTCGTGATGCCCCTGCCACCTCTGAAGTTGCCACTTCCGTCCTTTCCAGGTTTCTATCCCCATCATGCCCAGTCAGTAGCCCAGGGGCAACATCTTCATGATGGTAGGGTTTCTGCACATATCCCCTTGCCCCACATGGGCCCCCTCTGCCTGAACACAAACTCAGCTGGACTCTGACCATGGCTTGCTGTACATAAGACCACCATCCTCACCACAATCGGGAGAACAGCAGCAACACCTGGCCCCAGTTGGTTCCTCCTTGTGAGACTGATGTCACCCTAGTGACACCCCTGCAGTGCCCCAGCAACAGTCCTACCATGGCACCACATGGTAGCTGTGCCacaccctcagcaggttcctcccATTCGGACTATGGGCATAAATAGTTGATAAATCATTGATTTATCATGTTCATAAACCCTAGATATGATTTTGCTCTTAGTTAcaacacaggaaaacagaagtcTCAATTTTGTTTCTTACTCTGTGTGATAACAATGTACCGCTAACGTACCTGTTTCAGGCTTTCCAACTTGATTTGTCTCAGTTCTTCATATTTCCATTTCCAAATAAACAATTCATTTTctatcttttccatttctttttccagaaatgcattcattctgaaaaaaaaaaaaattaaaagtcatCAGTACATATTTTGAAGCTGACAACACAAAAATTTGAATTTCCTCTTCATCACTTTAGTTATGTATTTCTGTCATTGTCAACTgtatacatttttattaaaaaatgatatTATCACAATTATTCCAAGAGATTACCAAAAAATaataactgtaaaaaaaaaagaaattcagtagTGTAGAactgaatttttaaagtaaacaaattTGATGATAAAAAAATTTGAAACAGATTTCAGTTAGTAATTCATCAAATATATGATGAGTTAGTGAAGATCCTCAGAGAAAAGGTATTGTATCACTTTTATTTGGGTACAGATAGAAGATTACCTTCAACACATATATACGAGAGAATATGTACAGTATGTAGTCAGTTTTGAAACTAAAGATGATCTACTTTAGatgttaaaatgtattaaaatatttatattttaaaatgtatttttcatttaaaatgctaCAAGAATTTTAGTAAAATGGATTACTTATCTCAGAGGTAGTACCTCCTTGTTAATTGTTTGCCTCTGGAGTGTTATTTAAGGATAAAGTGTTACTCCATTCAGAAAGTTTTCTAGGATACACAGTTCACAAAGAATGAATGATTCCTTGGAGAAAGGTACTGTATTACTGAAACAATGAACTTTTATGTTTACCCAGCTTCTAGccaattaaattaatttcagtctttcaggaaataatgaaagaaatctGAAGCAGTAGAGGTATTACAGAAGTTCATGTCTTTGAGACCAATTAAAAACTCTTCTCTGTGTTCACAAGAAATGCTATTAGCCAAGTTTTGAACACAAAATATagcttttcattatttaattttattaaattcaaaattttatttcatatttctgtAAAGTATGCACATAATTTTGTAATTTTACATAACATAGAATCTGGAATGTAATTAAAAGTGAAAGACTACCCATCCAGCCCTAAGCTATTGATATTATCGACTACCAGTGTAGTTGGCGGGCTTTTGGTTTTAGACCAAAAAAACTTTTTCAGCTAAAAATGGAAcaaattaagatttttaaattagGAGACTAAATTTAAATTATATGACTAAAGATAGTGGTTTTTGCCAAATAATTTTTTCAAGTGATGAATAATTTATGCGGTCTTTAATTCAtgtcaatgggacctgaaatTGGGGGAGGGTTTAGAGCTCCTTTCTTGTCCTACTTTGCAGAGCCTGATCCATTGCTTAAGGTTATTTCAACACTACTGAAGATACATTTAAAGACCATGTAAGAAACATAGGTCTTCTCAGAGTGAAGGAGCAAAACATTTAAGGAAAGATTAGTCAGGTAACTAGGGACAAGTCTAAACACTGGATCTGCATGAACTAACTTGACTCTGGACAGAATGCGGCTGCAGTTCAGCAGTACTGCAAGTAAACCAGAAAACTGATGAAATGTCCTATGCTGTATAAGTAAGATGATACTGACTGACAAAGTAACCTTTTGGCCTTGGGGTACAAGCTGTCTGTGATCCAAGCTTGCTTTTGATGTAGCACAGCTGTCTGTCCTTGGCTCAAGTTTACTGAGAAAATTGCAAAGATGTGAAGAAGAAGCTGTGAGAAAGTACTTAAACTAGAGACATGtaagataaaaaaattaaaaatgctaaCAGGGATGAGATTGTTGAGATAGTCATTATTGCAGCTTCAGGACTCGGGAGCAAAACACTGACATGAACAAACATAAAAACTAGGACGAAAAACTGGAAATCTGAATATAAAAACTCAGCAAAATCAGCTGATTCCACTAAGCAGTGGAGACCAACCCTTTCTGAGCTGGCAAATGGCAGCCTGCCCAACAAAGACTCATAGAGTATCTCAAGTGACTGGTGACTATGTTAATGGTTATCCTAGTAACATTATTTCTAGCTATTTATTGTGTGCTTTGCCAAAAATAATTGCTTCATACTTTGAAGTTGCATCTATTCTGCTTACGGAACATCTTTGCACATGGGAAATGTTGCGTAAAATGTCCTTGAGAGGGAGTTGTTACACCAATACTTTCTGTTATGTGGAAATCGTTGGCCTGTGAGCATTTGCTTTCTGAGGTTGGCACTGCCATATGTTGCAAAGCATGGACGTGCCCCACTTCTTACCATGTGCTAGTAAATTTACTACCATATACCATTTACAAAATCTCTCTCTAAAGTACAGTTACAAATTGGCTTGAGATGCATGTGAAAAATCAAACTAAATCCAGGAGGATGAGTCaggttgtttgtttgggttttttttcctaagaagtGTTTAAACAATGAGTTGAAAAATTACCCTCTTTCTGAAAGTtttatatatgcacatatactGTGCCTGCTCTTGAAAAATGAAGTACTTAGGGCTCTAaatatttcagaggaaaatagATATTGAGGCATCAGTCTCTTAACATGTACAAATAGCATGACAAGCCGGAAATTTTCATCATTCTGGGATTTTTGCCTCCACAAAAACCTAAATGCTTTTTAATGACACAGAACATACTTATGGTCAAATGATGCAATACGATTCATATAAAGAATTACTGATGTTTTCTACAGCTATCTAATTCACATAACAGAACACAGTAAATACTAGTCAGAAatgtaaaggatttttttttccaattagtCAAACTTGTACTATCTACAGTAGAACTGTGAAACAAActgacaggaaagaaattcttcatCATAGCTTACAATTACAGTCTCTAAACTGAAACTGTTGAACACATTTGCAATAGACAGGAactcttccttttcattttctgattaaCTTCGGTTATTTTGAAGTTACTGTCACATAGTGCCTGAAGCCTCCTACTACTTCTGTCATACATCATCATATCACGTTTCCTTGAAAAGCCTTTATTTCAATATTCAGTATTGCTCAATACCGATTATCTATATGAAATATCAAGGAATTCCTTCCAACACAGAGACTCACATGCTAGCATACAGTGTGTAATCAACATGTGACTTCTTTTAAGTCATCAAAATGTATATTTAGTAGTTATGCAAAGTCATTTGATATGACAAAATAAGTGTCCAATAAGTGTGTTACTGTGTCTCTGTTATCTgcacttttaatttaaaaaacccttaGTCATTCTGCAGTGGACTCTCAAAGTCTGATGTAGGGTACATGGAAATTTCTATTATGCACAAAACACTCCAATAACTGAGTATAACAAGTATTAGATACCATTCCATTGATACCAAATCGCTAGTACATATAACTTTTTTAATTAACTGCACATTCTTAACATCTCTCTACAGAGCACTTAAATGGCAGATAAGCCAAGGAAAACAATAAACACATTATGCAAATTTTATGGCTAAATTATTATCGAAATATTGTAAATAGCAATTAATAAAACTTAGAAATGGGAACATATGAGCTATAAAAGCAAATACTActatatctatttttaaaaacgTCTTGAAAACCTTTATTTTGAACATATGTTTTCGCAAGTAGGATATATTTTGCACTtactctctttccttctgtagGATTTTCTGCATTTCGGCCAAATGCAAATGCAAGACGGAAAGATGTATGAAGTCATTCTCTGTTGTCTTAGCTGTATTGTCCAAAATTTTAGATTCCTCCAAATATATGCCGGGAACTCCATTGGGAACAGAATTACGAGGCTTtggaatgatttttttattgtgatTGCTTTGGTATTCAATTACCTCTGCTTCCTGAGATAATAAAAATAGGACATGGGATAAAAAcataaatgaaggaaaaagtcTAACAGAACTTCTATAGGGCCTACCAAGGTTCTTCTGACATTTAACTTATGTAGGACAAAAAAGGGAATTAACAACATCTTGTACAGTGGCACTATATATGGACAGAATGtgtgaaaaatgtaattttgttttgaacaCTGTCATTTTATGACAAGTTTTCTGTTATGACCAGCTCCctattcaaaatatttctagtaTGTCTCTAGTAGATAAATAGATTACAATAATCATTAGTTGTCTGTAACTGTGGTGAAGAGAAGACTGTGGAACTAATAAAACCAGGAATGCAATTTATGCATAGAAATAATATATTGAGAAATTCTACATTAATGTAAAGCATGTTGAAGTGATAGTCTTATACAGGTTTTGTATAAGGATCAAAGTTAATTGCAAAAGGTACCAATTCGAATCCCATTCATAAACTAAATCCACTATAATTTTTTTTGAAGATAcatgttttaaatacagaatataAGAAAACTAGTaatagctagaaaaaaaaaaatttaagaaCTAATATATATAATTATTAGGAAGTCTGAGTATTTCTTATGAACAATAGTTTCCTTTAGAAACTTACTCATTTTTATCACTTCTGATGAATTGTATTTAAAAGCTAATCTCATTTTAGCAGATAACCAGTGGTCTTATTTCATATCACTctgttattttgtgtttttagaAGAATGCCTGAAACATACATCAGAGAATACTAGAAGGTTCTGAAAAGACTGTTTTCCATTCACATATAAAGTTTCAGCTTTCAAGTAGTGCACTACTTTATACTAAGGAGAAAGTGAAAtggttaaaatatattttgtgtcATTTCGTTCAATTGGTCCATTTGTCTATCTAAAAATATGAAAGGCATGAACTTTTTTAGCCATATTTATTTGCAATGCTAATGctaagatgattttttttcagaattcaaATGAATATAATGTAATTTATGTGTGGTATAGAGTGTGTAAAAATTCTGAACATAACACATTCAGACCTAAAAACCTGACAATTTCCATTGAACTGAAGCAAAAAATTTCCTACATCCtatgaatgagaaaaaaaactccTACATCTACAATGATTCTTATCTATCAGATAAATAGAAAGTATAGTTTCTATATGTTGCTGTCTCTGAAGACTATATTGTATGTGTCAAAGTAGAGAGTTAAAACTGGTAAAACATGAACAAATAGTTCCAATTTTATTAATATAACAGGTTCTTTTCTGTAGAACTAGGAGGTGTATTAAATCACATCCATACTTGATTGTTTAATTCTGTGTAACAACTTAGTTACTGTCCTTAGCAATCAAAAAAGATTTGCTGAAGGATTTGCCTCACTTCTGCCCACATTTTAGAATTTACATTCAGGGAAAAttaaatggttttattttaaaagccaagAGTTacagggatttttaaaaaaaaaaaaaaaattacacaaacCATGGATAATTTAAATAACCGAGGTTATCTCTTCAGTTAAAAAACAGAGAGAGTCAGAATAGTATTCTAAGTTACTTGACATAAAATTCTGACTCTGTTACTTGAATGTTTGGCTATAGTCAAAGTGTGTgaattgttttctgtatttctttataCTAGTAATATAATACGGGGGGAAAGTGGGTTTGCTGTTTAGTGGATCTGGTAGTATTTTGGTCAAaatccttgaaaaaaaaccatttccaGGTATAGATTTAAAATTTCTCACttaataaactaaaaaaatgtCCCTCTTCTTTACCTTCCTTGTGTCTTCTGTCTCAGGAATCTCGTTGGGTTTGTTCACTTCTTTTACAGGTTCTTGCTTCAGAAAGGCTAACTTGTTCAGGTCTTTTTTAACATGAGATATTTCTGAGCAACTGAACTCTGTTTTCCAAGCAGTTACATTCTCCAGTTTTCCCCTCTCACTTACTaaatcttgatttattttttttagcataCCGAGTTCTTTTACGGTACTGTCTAATTTGATTCTCAGTTTCCTTGTTTCTTCTtgagctttgtttctttctcctctaaCTTTGCTCCATTTCTCCCTCCAGTTAGCAGTACAATCTGACCACCAGCGCATGGTCTTCTCCATTTGGGCAGCTCTGGCTTTGACTTCTTCCAGTTCCTGAATTTTTACTGCTTCAAAAATTTCCCAATCACTGCTGTAGTTAGTATGCATATGTGCATAATGAAGTGAATATGGGAAGAAACTTTGAGATGGCAGATTTGAATCACACAGAGGGCCACCTGGTTGGCAATCTCCAGGTAATTTATGAGATTGTCTTGGTTGAGTTTCAAAAACCTGCATATCTTCTTCCATTAGTTTTTTAACAGAGTCTAGATTCATGTTTTGATTTGCCATCTAATTCACTCCTAAAAAAGATAAAGACAGACAATAATTTAGCTTCCCTCATTTAAATTGTATGAATTACTcaaacagtttattttactgctttaaTAATGGGAATTTTAATCATGCAGATGATATTGTTGATGATTTATCAACAATAAATTgatattaaaatatgttttatgtaATACTTTTTGAATACATCATAAACAGACATGCTTAGTATGTTGCAGGGAATAGTTAGCAAAGGAAGTGTCATTAAATAATCATAGTACTCTCAATAATTTTTGAATCTAGAGAAAGAAGGCAAAGCTTTCCTCCTTAAAGTCAAGATAAATTGAatcaatatgtattttaaatgtctggTAAGACGAAAGTATTTATCTAGAACTATAATTACAGAttcatttcccttctttctgAAACTGTGGAACTTcatattaggaaaaatattcCTTATAATTTgtatactgaagaaaaaaaaaaatcaagtcccTGACCTATGGATTTTGTTTCATGAGAAAAACGAAGCATTTTTATAGgaagctttatttttctgtctgcattCCAGAAACTGGCCAGGAAGTATATTCTTATTCTTGAAAATGTAGCACTATCTTACTGTACCATAGAGCTTACTTCATGATGTTATGACTGCTAGTAAATCTTGCtacattccttttcattatttatcTGCTATTACTCATTTGGGCCAGAGGAAAAATAACATCTCAGTAATTGCTTTCCCATCCTGACCCTGAGAAAATGTTGTTGTGGACAATCTGTATAAACTAGTCCTTTATACTTCCTTATTTTTAAGTCTTAGttgtcaaaaaacccaaacaaaacaaaaaataacccaacaaaacaaaactaaaactaaAAATCTTGCTATATAAATAGAAGACCAAGTTGTTTAAAATAAGGAAAGTTCTCTTATATTCCAACAtcacctattaaaaaaaattatatgctaCAGTAATTAGTGTTAGTGCCCATATTTGAAATGTAGAACACCAATGCAGCaaacaaaatactgaagagTAGATAATCTTGGCATTATATTCAGCTGAAATCAAACATAGCTAGCTAAATTAGAAGTTTTTGCAGGTTTTTGTCCACTTCCCAGctgttttaaacttttctgtgttttgcagcACAGAATTTGCCATTTGTTAGAAACTTCTGGAGAACTGTTGTAGTAAAGTATGGatataaaagaaggaaaagatagtaAAGGACTCCAAACTCCCTTCATTATCACTGTCTAGTATACCACCACTAACTCTCACAACATCACTACACAGATGTAACATAGCTGCTGCCAAAGCTTAATCAAGGTTGAGTCTTTTTGTTGTTACCAGACCTACTTCTAGAAATTTAATTTGAATAAGTTTCATTGATGTCACCCATGATTTAGTGTGACAACCAGCTAAGACAAAATAACTAAACCCTTCCATTAAGTTGTTAATTTAACTTTTGGTTTGTGATAAtgcctttgttttcaaaagaatccattaaaaacaaaaccacagtaaACTGTAAGTATCTAATGaaatgttttaactttttttttttttttttttttaatatagtacAACAACTGTttcttatattttctgtttctgttccaaATTGGGAGATGTATGCAGAGACATTCATCTCTGTTCATAATCAGTAGGGCTTTTTAATAGATTTTGCTAGCAGCTTTGCATATTCACTGAAAGAAGGCAGAACTTGGGAAGTGtacagttgtcatggtttgacatgaagctgtttctggtaagggggaaggggctgtaaagatggctcctgtaagaagttgcttgaaactctccctagcactgagccagacccatttctggggctgagtcaattagacgggtccatgatcactttttaagaagaagaagttTGAAGAGGAGgatttttcctatttcttccttctgccttttttttttctagtggtggtacaaggagttggagaagacagaaaagcatccatgcggactccaaggtcagtgaggaaagagaggaggaggtgtgctggagcagagactcccctgcattccaCAGAGAGGATTGGTTGAAGCAGTGGCTTGCATTCTGTTAAAGActctgcatcaggggcagagactcacttcattaaagaccccgtgccaggggcagtgactatgcctaTAGTAGGCTGTCTCATGTGAGGGacatattcacagaagttgtaactgtgaggaagaacccacaccagagaaagctcattaaaattacaCCCAAAAGAGGCTGTGTCTCTTGAGAGGGACCTTGTATCTGCAGAAgatgctgggaagaacccacatcagagaagttcattGAGGATTGTGTCCCATGAGAGtgaccctgtattggagcaggggaagaatgccaggagtcgtcctcctctgagaagtgTCAAAGGCCAtatgtgagagactgaccacattctcCATTCCCTAACCCCCCAAGCCATTGAGgggagaggaagcagagatatcgggagcagtgagctgggcccgggaagaagaGAGGGATGTGCaagggagattttaaagtgctggttgtaattttctcatcatcctactccctttttgctttttcttctgttctgtttcttgtagatagtagaataaactttccttactttcctctctaagtcaagcagtggagtctgttttgcctggtgaaccataattggcagtgaaccCTCCCAGCCTTTGTCTCAAtacacaacaaccttggttataaTTTTTTGTCCCATctctctggggcct contains:
- the CCDC102B gene encoding coiled-coil domain-containing protein 102B isoform X3 encodes the protein MANQNMNLDSVKKLMEEDMQVFETQPRQSHKLPGDCQPGGPLCDSNLPSQSFFPYSLHYAHMHTNYSSDWEIFEAVKIQELEEVKARAAQMEKTMRWWSDCTANWREKWSKVRGERNKAQEETRKLRIKLDSTVKELGMLKKINQDLVSERGKLENVTAWKTEFSCSEISHVKKDLNKLAFLKQEPVKEVNKPNEIPETEDTRKEAEVIEYQSNHNKKIIPKPRNSVPNGVPGIYLEESKILDNTAKTTENDFIHLSVLHLHLAEMQKILQKEREMNAFLEKEMEKIENELFIWKWKYEELRQIKLESLKQLERLQSENTSEWGKKEILEAEKKSLEGENKRFKLQSKETEESELWIWDKTKFLVCCWRFYQDSE
- the CCDC102B gene encoding coiled-coil domain-containing protein 102B isoform X1, producing MANQNMNLDSVKKLMEEDMQVFETQPRQSHKLPGDCQPGGPLCDSNLPSQSFFPYSLHYAHMHTNYSSDWEIFEAVKIQELEEVKARAAQMEKTMRWWSDCTANWREKWSKVRGERNKAQEETRKLRIKLDSTVKELGMLKKINQDLVSERGKLENVTAWKTEFSCSEISHVKKDLNKLAFLKQEPVKEVNKPNEIPETEDTRKEAEVIEYQSNHNKKIIPKPRNSVPNGVPGIYLEESKILDNTAKTTENDFIHLSVLHLHLAEMQKILQKEREMNAFLEKEMEKIENELFIWKWKYEELRQIKLESLKQVSQHFFLRLCSKSENKSTQVTCTMDELERLQSENTSEWGKKEILEAEKKSLEGENKRFKLQSKETEESELWIWDKTKFLVCCWRFYQDSE
- the CCDC102B gene encoding coiled-coil domain-containing protein 102B isoform X2, whose protein sequence is MANQNMNLDSVKKLMEEDMQVFETQPRQSHKLPGDCQPGGPLCDSNLPSQSFFPYSLHYAHMHTNYSSDWEIFEAVKIQELEEVKARAAQMEKTMRWWSDCTANWREKWSKVRGERNKAQEETRKLRIKLDSTVKELGMLKKINQDLVSERGKLENVTAWKTEFSCSEISHVKKDLNKLAFLKQEPVKEVNKPNEIPETEDTRKEAEVIEYQSNHNKKIIPKPRNSVPNGVPGIYLEESKILDNTAKTTENDFIHLSVLHLHLAEMQKILQKEREMNAFLEKEMEKIENELFIWKWKYEELRQIKLESLKQVSQHFFLRLCSKSENKSTQVTCTMDELERLQSENTSEWGKKEILEAEKKSLEGENKRFKLQVTGEG